In Paraglaciecola sp. T6c, the sequence AAACAGCAAGCTAGGTGGTGTGTGCTTAAACGTAGGGTGTATCCCTTCAAAAGCTCTGCTTCATGTAGCAAAGGTAATCGAAGAAGCTAAAGCGTTATCGGCTCATGGTGTCGATTTTGGCGCGCCAAAATTTGATTTAGACAAAATTCGTGACTGGAAAGACAGTGTAGTTGACAAGCTCACTGGTGGTCTCGCTGGCATGTCTAAAATGCGTAAAGTGAAACACGTGCAAGGTTACGGCAAATTCACAGGCAGTAACACCCTTGAAGTGAAAGGCGACGACGGCACAACCACAATTTCTTTTGACAACGCTATTATTGCCGCCGGCTCTGAGCCTGTTAGCTTGCCTTTTATCCCTCAAGATGACCCTCGGGTAATCGACTCAACTGGCGCCCTAGAGATGAAAGACATCCCTGGTAAAATGCTAGTTCTAGGCGGTGGTATCATCGGTCTTGAAATGGGTACGGTATACAGTGCGTTAGGTTCACAAATTGACGTGGTTGAGTTCTTGGATCAATTGGTGCCAGCAGCTGACAAGGACATCGTTAAAATTTACCAAAAAACCGTTAAAGACAAATTCAACATCATGCTTGAAACCAAAGTGACTGCGGTTGAAGCGAAAGATGACGGTTTGTACGTGACGTTTGAAGGCAAACAAGCACCGGCAGAACCGGTTAAATACGACAAAGTATTGGTTGCAGTGGGTCGTCGTCCTAACGGTAAGTTAGTTGACGCTGACAAAGCTGGTGTAACCGTTGATGAGCGCGGGTTTATCAATGTTGATAAGCAAATGCGCACCAACGTTAGCAGCATTTTTGCTATCGGTGACCTAGTAGGTCAACCTATGCTTGCTCACAAAGCCGTACATGAAGGCCATGTAGCGGCTGAAGTTATTTCTGGTATGAAGCATTACTTTGACCCGAAATGCATTCCTTCTGTTGCCTACACTGAGCCAGAAATGGCTTGGGTGGGGTTAACTGAAAAAGAAGCAAAAGAGCAAGGTATAAGCTTTGAAACAGCTAACTTCCCTTGGGCAGCTTCCGGTCGAGCAATCGCTTCTGCTGCTACCAACGGTATGACTAAGCTTATTTTCGATAAAGACACTCACCGCATCATCGGTGGTGCCATTGTGGGTACCAACGCAGGCGAAATGCTTGGCGAAATTGGTCTTGCGATCGAAATGGGTGCTGATGCTGAAGACATCGCATTGACTATCCATGCTCACCCTACCTTGAATGAGTCTATAGGTCTGGCTGCTGAAATGTACGAAGGTAGCATTACAGATTTGCCTAACCCGAAAGCGAAAAAGAAAAAGTAATATTTTTTAACCGCTTGCACGTTAGATTTTAAAAGGGCCTCAGGGCCCTTTTTTATTGCTCCCAATATGCTCTAGCTCTTATTTCCAACAGCGATGACTCGATGAATAACCTTTATAACGTGAAATACGCTGGAATTATCTGAAATTCAGCTAAATGCAATGTGTTACAAATTATCACACTTATTATGCGATTCTTAGAGCTAAGGATTTTGCACTTAACGGTTGTTGACATTAGACTGCTCGCTGCCTAAACGACAGAATAAAAGTGAGTGCACTGCCCGTTCTCGTGACGTATCACGAACTTTAGGCATAATGGTGTAACATCACTTCACAAGGAAAAATATGAAAAAGCTATCTTTAGTAGCAATGAGTGTATGCATTGCATTGGGTTTGAGCGCTTGTAGTCCTAGCCCTGAAAAAGAGTCAGAAACAAAACAAGAAATCACAAAAGTCGCTGAGAAAAAGGCTCCTGAATTATCAGGTATCGACTTAACGGCAATTGATAAAACCGTTCGTCCTCAAGACGACTTGTTTCGTTACGTAAATGGTACATGGCTTGAAACCACAGAGATTCCAGGAGATAAGTCTCGTTATGGTGTATTCAACGTGTTATATGATGATACCCAAGATCATCTTAAAACCATCATCCAAGAAGCTGCTGACAGCAACGCCAAGAAAGGCACCAATACGCAAAAATTAGGCGACATGTATAACAGTTACATGAACGTTGAATTAGCCAACTCCTTAGGCCTTTCACCACTTAAAGCTGAGCTTGATAGTATTAACGATATCAGAGATATGAAGCAAATATCGGCTAAATTTGGTGAGCTTTACACTAAAGGTATTGGCGGGATCTTCAACTTCTATGTGTCACCTGATGCCAAGAAACCTGAAGTTGTTGGTATGTACTTAGTGCAAGGCGGCTTGACCTTGCCTGATCGTGACTATTACAGTAAAGACGAAGAAAAATTCGTTAACTTCCGTAATGCAACGCAAACATACATGGCAGCTCTACTAGAAAAAGCTGGCGTAAGTGATCCTGAGCAAGCCGCTTCAGAGTTAATGGATTTAGAAAAAGACATAGCCTCCAAGCACATCTCGCGCGTAGAAAGCCGTGATGCAGAAAAAAACTACAACAAACGCAGCGCGCAAGAAGTAACCAGCTTAATGGGCGGTAGCTTTGACTGGCAGGCTTATGCTGCTGCTAGCGGTATCAGCAGTGTGGATGAAATTATCGTGCGCAACATGCCTTACTTTGAAGCCGTAGGCGAGATATACGCAAACCATGACGTGCAAGTTTGGAAGAACTATCTCACTTACAATTTGCTCGATGCTTACGCCTCTCGTTTAGATGAAGAACTGGTTAACCTACATTTCGATTTCCACTCAAAGACGTTGAACGGTATTCCTGAGCAGCAACCTCGCTGGAAACGTGCAGTTGCCGCAACCAGTGGCGTATTAGGTGAAGTACTCGGCCAGCAATACGTTGAACGTCACTTTACCCCAGAAGCAAAAGCAAAAATGGATGAGTTAGTTAAAAACTTGACCAAAGCGTACGGTGAAAGCATCGATCAACTCGATTGGATGACGCCTGAAACGAAAAAGGCTGCCCGTGAAAAGCTTGCTAAGTTTACCCCAAAAATCGGCTACCCTGATAAGTGGTTGAACTACGATGATCTAACCATTGCCGCAGACGACTTAGTCGGCAACTATCTGCGTTATTTCGAATTCGATCACGCAGTAGATGTAGCTAAAATTGGCAAACCCGTCGATAAAGCAGATTGGGGCATGACACCGCAGACAATCAATGCTTACTACAGCCCGGTACGCAACGAAATCGTGTTCCCTGCAGGCATATTGCAATCACCGTTTTTTGATATGACCGCTGATGATGCTGTTAATTACGGCGCTATAGGAGCGGTAATTGGCCATGAAATTGGCCATGGTTTTGACGACCAAGGCTCAAAGTACGATGGCGAAGGTAACTTGCGTAGCTGGTGGAGTGATGAAGATCGCGCCGCATTCGATGTGCTTGGTAAAAAGCTTGTGGCCCAATTTGACGCTTACGAACCCATCCCAGGTCAGCACGTAAACGGTGAGTTGACTTTAGGTGAAAACATTGGCGATTTAGCCGGTGTGACTATCGGCTACAAAGCCTATCACATGTCACTTGGTGATAAAGAAGGCAAGGTCATTGACGGCCTAACCGGTGACCAGCGCTTCTTTATGGGATATGCCCAAGTATGGCGTAGCAAAATGCGTGAAGATGCTTTACGTGCTCGCTTGCTTAGTGACCCACACTCACCTGGCGAATACCGTGTAAACGGCATAGTAGGTAACGTTGATGCTTTCTATGAGGCCTTTGACGTTAAAGAAGGTGATAACATGTATCTGAAGCCTGAAGACCGCGTTAAAATCTGGTAATCAATGGTCGGTCTTTGATCGCCTAGCTATGATTAAAAGCCAATTGAGGTGCTCCTTGATTGGCTTTTTTATTCCTTTGAGCTATGAGCTTTAGCGGTACCAATTTCCCCCAGCCCGACGTAAACTTTAACTATTCCTTTTATCGAGGCCTAGCGGTGCAACAACTCGAAATATTCCACATTGAAAGTCCTTGTATTGGCGTTTGCCAAGCAGGCCCGCGTGGATATTGCTTAGGCTGTTATCGCTCTAGAGAAGAACGGTTGCACTGGATCAACTTAGACGATCAAGTAAAAAGTAAGATTGTGAAGGCTTGTGCTCTGCGTAAAAAACGTGCTTTTGCGCGAAAGCGCAGCCAAGACGCGCCTCCCCCACACCCGCCTATTCAGGGCGACTTACTAGACTAAACCGCGGCTTTTAGTCGCTCACTGACCTTTCTTAAATCTGCACTGTGTGCGATGTTTGCTATATCGCTGACGATAGACTGCCACAATTCAATGGGCAACGTATGCCCCATTCCAGCATAAATTTTCAATATCGCGTTATCAATTGCGCTCGCGGTTGCTTGGCCGTTATTCACTGGAAGCAAGGGGTCACCCTCACCGTGAATAACCAATGTTGGTAAAGATAAGCGATTCAGGTCGCTGGTGCGATCCTTAGCCGTTAAAATAGCAGCAAACTGGCGTAGTACTCCATCTGTGCTAACCCCTATTTCATATGCTCGCCGCACTAGATTTTGCGTTCGAGGTAAGTCGAAGGTATAAAAATGACCATGCAGTAATCGCCAAAATTCAACACCACTTTCGATGCATTTTTCACGCTCTTTAGGCATCGGTTTCAACAGCTTAAGTAATACCATTTTGTCAGGCTTATACAGGTTTTTATCACCGGTACTAGACATAATAGATGTCAAGCTCAGGACGTTTTGCGGATGATGTATGGCCAATAGCTGAGCTATCATTCCTCCCATTGATGCGCCCACTATATGGGCTTTAGTGATCCCTAATTGCGCCATCAAACTGACCACATCATCTGCCATATCTTTTAATGAATATGGGGTAGAAACCGTTGCGTCAAACAATCCACTTGCCGCCAACTGCAATAAATTCGGAGGCAAGCTATCAGCCAGTACTGTGCTCTCTCCCACATCTCGATTATCGAAGCGGATCACCCAGAAGCCTTGTTCGGCGAGCATGTTACAGAACCCATCTTCCCAGAAAATGCGCTGGGCCCCTAGCCCCATAATCAGCATGATTGAGGGGTTTTCGCACTTACCAAAAGCATCAAAAGCAAGGCGAACAGCGCCGGCGTGATTTCTCAATTCTACAGGTAGAGCATGGGGCATAAATAAGGACCTAAATGAAGACACTCCGTTTTGGCCTGTAAAAGCGCCTTTAGTTCAATGTCAATATTGCAACAATGAGGGCTATACTGAGCGACTAATAATAATAAAAATCAAAGAGCCAGCTTATGTTCACTGCTGATGAATACGCAAACCGTGCCACTGAGTCATTCGCTTTACCTAAAATTTGTATACAAATTCGCACGCTGCTGGACAGCAACAATGCCAGCACGGACGATATCGCCAGACTTGTCTCTACCGACCCAGCCCTTAGCTCCAAACTTCTGAAGCTGGCCAACAGTGCCTTGTTTCGTTTTGAATCTCAGGTGGATAACATTAATAAAGCCGTTAATGTGGTGGGCGGTGAAGCGCTGTATAACTTAGTGATGGCCGAGACGGCTGGCTCTGCGTTTGAACATTTCAGCAACGACGTCATTGATTTAAAGCGTTTCTGGTTACAGAGTATCTACGCTGCATTGGTGGCTAAACATTTAGCAAAGATGACGCAAACCCGCACCAGTGCTCGGTATTTTGTTATCGGCTTATTGCACAATATTGGTGAACTCATCGTGGCTGTACAAACCCCTGAATTGGCAATTGCCTGTAACGATTACGACCAACATGTACCACCTTGGAAACGCCAAAAGTCAGTACTGGGATTCTATTATACGGATTGTACTCATGCGTTGTTAAAACAATGGGGACTCCCTGCGCATTTGTACCAAGTGTTGCCAGATGCCAACAATGAAACGGCCGCAAACTCGAGCCATGAAGCAAGCCTAATGTTTATAGTTTGCCGCGTGGCTGTTGCTATGGTTTATCCTGATAAGTTTAGTGCTTCAAGTGTGATTCACCCGATGATTTTGCGCAAAGCGGGTTTAGAAGAACAAGACATAACGGACGGTATAAAATTCGCACACATGGAAGCACAAACGATGATTGAACTTCTTAGCCCCTAATGTTCTAGTAGTAGCCTAAAGTAGAAGGCTTCAGCCATGTTTATGGATGCATTTACTATCCCGTTTAGCTATACTGCACGGCATTGTCTTTTAGCTACCTATCATGTTTCGAAGAATAATGCTTAGATACCTCATCTTGCTGGCACTATGTTTCCCCTGCCATGCTCAAATAAACATTATGCGCTCACTCTACATGTCCGACAGCGGTGGAAACCTTCCAGCCTCTGGAAGCAACATCACGGCCACCGGTGAATTAGGTTTACTGTATAACAAGGGCAATACCAACTCTTCCAGTGTCAATGCTAAATTTAATATCAGTCACGAACTCGAGAAATGGAGCTATCAAGCGATTGCCAACACTCGGTATAAGACCTCAAAGGAAGCAGATGATGGGGGGGATGAATATGATGTCACTACGGCTCAGAAGAACTTTATCTCCACCCAAATAGACTTTAAGCTCGCCTCGCCGGATGAACGGATCTTTATTTACGCCGAATATGAAAATGATCGGTTCGATATTTATGACTACCAAACTTTAGTCGCCAGCGGTTGGAGCGAACGCCTTTGGCGTGACGAGTTTAGCGAGTTCAAATACAGTGTAGGACCGGGTTATGCTATCGCTGAAGCCAAAAACGACGAAGAAAATGATGACTTACAAGGCGTCATTCTACGTACTGCTTTGGAATACACCTTAGAAATATCTAAATCAGCGCAGTTTCGCCAGTTTATCAGCACAGAAACCGATCCCGAATACACCAAAACAAAATCAGAAACGTCACTTTCCACTAAAATATTTGGTTCATTAGCCATGAAGCTGTCCTTCATTATGGAACACAACAGCAACGCCGAAGTGAGCCAAGAGAGCCTAGATACGGAAACCGCTGTTACGCTTGTTTATCAATTTTTCTGATGCGCCATCGCCCTAACAAATTTACTTTTCAACTTAAGGATATTTTTAAATGAAAAAAACGCTTATCGCCACTGGATTACTCCTTGCGGGAAATGCCTTCGCCCAAGAAGAAGTTAAACCATTTTCTATGGATGGCGAGCTGGGCTTTATCGCTACCTCAGGTAACACAGAAACCACGTCTTTGAATGCTAAGTTGTCTGCTCATCAAGAGTTAGAGCAATGGAGTAATGATTTCTTATTCGAGGGTTTATATAAGAAAGATGATGTCACCCTTGATGATGATACTAGTGAAAGCCAAACTACAGCGCAGAAATTCTTTATCTCTGGTCAAGGTAACTACAAGTTAGCCAACCCTGATCACCGTTTATTCGCGTTCGGTTCATACGAAGATGACCGTTTCAGCAGCTTTAATTATCAATCAACCGTTGCCGCGGGTTGGAGCCAAAAGTTGTGGGACAACGAAACCACCAAGTTTGAATACAGTGTGGGTCCTGGTTACTCTTTTGCTGAAACCTCTGAAGGCGAAGACGCTGATAGCTTTATCGTCCGTGGGGCATTGGGCTTCAATTGGAAAATTTCTGATACCGCAACGTTCAAACAAACAATGAGTACGGAAGTCGGTGAAGATAACACTAAGTCTAAGTCCATAAGCTCTATCTCAGCCAAAATAAACAGTTCATTATCAATGAAACTAACCTTAACGTTCGATCACAACTCGAGTGTGTCTGAAGGAATAGAAAAGCTAGATACGCAAACAGCAGCAACCATCGTTTACACTTTCTTCTAAACAACGGTCAAGCTTAAAAAGAAACGGCAACCATGGGTTGCCGTTTTTGTATCTATATACTGCTAGCGCCATCTGTACTGCGCCACGGCAAGGGTTTGTTGCTGATTTTGTCTTTGTTGTTCGCCGAGCGTCGAACGAATATCAGCGCGATTACGATTAAAATGTTGCTCTAGCCCCACTTGCCAATTTTTATCAATAGTATAGCGCCATGCCAAGGTCATAGCCTGCCCGTCGCTGTTGTTTGGATCATCTGGGAATATGTCATCTTCCCTCACCTCAAAGTCATCGTAGCGAGCGCTGAATCGATGTGAGCCGACTTTATGGCTGTACATCACATAGTATGCATCGAAATTAATGTATACGAACCGCTGCCCCATGTGGCTGCTGCCTGTTAACCATTGGGCAATGAATCGTCCATTTGGCGTGACGTCATGTGAGAACGCTAACGAATGAAACTTAGTACGCCAAGCGTATAAACGCTGAGAATTCACGACGTTTGGATTGGCTTGATTGTCGTAGAAATAATAACGGACTTTGCTTCTGTGATAGTAATTCAGGTGTGCACCTAGGTAATACCCCACTCTGCTATCAAGCTCATGAAATGGCTCCACATAAGACGGATGAAAAATTCCGTTAGGATCCACAACCGTAGGGTAATTAGCGAAAACAACTCTATCATTGTGCAAACTTTGTCTATCGTGCATTGCAAAGCCTCGCCAGCTAAGCACGGTCCCCAAGGTATCGTTGCCTTTAAATGCCCCTGCTGTTACTTCCCAAGTCAATGGACTGCGACGACTGCGCCCGGAACTAAATAACGATCCCTCGATACCCGCAACCCTGAGTTCTTCACCAATCCAACTGTTGATAGCAGATTGCGTATAGGCATAGGGCGATAACCATCCTAAATCAACATTCTCAAGAGACAAACGCGGGTAAAAAAAACCTGCTCGCCCTTTAAACCGGACCTGGCGATGAGACAAAGGCTTATAGTGTATGGTGGCTTGTGAGATACCCAAGCGCTGTTCACCTAACTGATACAGGTTAGCACTGACGTCATAGGAAAAACTCGATGATAACCGATCCGTTATTCTCAATACACCTTGCTGTAAATGCACTGCATTATCTTCATACGCAAGAATACCGGTCCCTTTTTCAAGCCATGGCGCCTGCTCATCACCGTGCACAATATTCGCCTGAATGAGGCCGCTGAGTTGCTGGGCACTTACAGGGATTTGCCAACCGACTATTCCATAAAAGCCGAGTAACATCACAGACACAAAACGCGATAACCTCATTGTGAGCACGAAGCCAATCCCTGCTCGGTAAACATTTCATACCAAGAGATTAATTCATCAGCGCGCAATGCCTTAGTCATATAGTAGCCTTGCGCCTTGGTGCAACCGACTTCTCTTAAAAATTCTAACGTTTCAAGGTCTTCAACTCCCTCAGCTACGGTTGTAAGCCCTAAATTTTGCGCTAAGCTGACTAGCGTTTTCACCATCACTCTGTCTTCTTGGTTTGTGGCTAGCGCAAGTACAAATGCCTTATCAATTTTGAGTTCATCTACCGGCATTTTTTTCAATTGAGCCATCGAAGAATACCCCGTACCAAAGTCATCGATAGACAAGGTAACCCCCATATCTCGGAGCAGGTTTAATGCCTTAAGGGCATTTTCTGGATCGCCCATAACCGCGCTTTCAGTCACCTCCATTGTCAATGCACTGGGGGGTAAATCAAACTCATTGAGCAAAGATTCAATGCTCGCTGGTAACGATAAATCAACTAAATCGATCGCTGAAATATTCACTGCCACGGAAAAACATATGTTCTTATCACGCCATCGTTTGACTTGCTCACACGCTGTTCTTAATGCCCATTGGGTAACGTGGCGAATAGCGCCTGTTTGCTCGGCTAGTGGAATAAAATCATCAGGGGGAACGAAACCATGTTCAGGGTGAAACCAGCGTATTAGGCATTCCAGCGTCTCTATTTTGTCGCTCGCGATGGTTAACTTCGGTTGGTAATGCAGCTCTAATTGTCCCTCGCCTAACGCGCCTTTAAGCTGTGACATCAGGCTCAACCGAACCACTGAGTGCTTGTTAAGTGCATCATTATAAAGGGCGAATGGATTATGCTGATCTTTACAACTGTACATAGCAATATCAGCACATTGCATAAGCCCTTGCAGCGACGAAGCGTGTTGTGGATAAAGGGCAATTCCCATTGAGCAGTCCACATCTAGTACTAGATTTTCTATCTTAAAAGGCTGCTCGAACACGCTCAGGAGATTTTGAGCCACATCTTGCGGGCGTGTATTGGCCTCTTGAAGGCCGACCCAAGCATATTCATCTCCCCCTAATCGCGCACAGAAACCCTTGTTTTGCGTATGACTATGTAAACGCTTGGCGATGGCAATAAGCAGTTCGTCGCCTAAATCATGACCTAGGGTATCGTTTATCTCTTTGAATCGGTCTACATCTATCATCAACACGATCAACTCGCATTCTGGTGCTTGCCTGATCATGTCGCTGATATGGTTAGAAAACTGGATGCGGTTTGGGATATGAGTTAGCTCGTCAAAATATGCCAGTTGGTGAATTTGCGCTTCACGATCTTGGATACCTAGTTGCATATCACTAAAGGCGCTGGAAAGCGTTTCTACTTCTCGAGTGTTTGCACTAGGAAAACTATCAACATTCTCACCGGCACGCATTCTGCGCGCTGCATCTATCAATTGCTTCAATGGCTTGGTAATTTCGCGTGATAGCAGTGTCGCACCTAACAAACCCAGCGCGGCAGCGGCCAACAAAATGAAGATTAATTGACCAATTAAACTTTCATTAGAAAGAAACGCATCATCTTCGTCCATCGACAATACAATAAAAGCCGATTCCCCTTGCCAAGTGCCAAGCTCAAAAGCACTGTAAATGATGCTGGTAGAATTTAATGGTAGCCTGTGAAGCCCTCGCGTTTTAGCGATTTCACCTTGCTTTTGGCCCGCGACGAAATGCGCTTCAGGGGTCGCTCCCAACAGCACACTGGCATTGCCACCGAACAGTGATATTTGCATATCGGTTAAATCCACCAGATGTGGTGTGAACAATTTCTTTGCATCAATCCCCATCACGACCCAAGCATTGATATGGCCTGACGTTTCGACAAAGCGCACAGGTGTTGAGCGCATAAGGTAGTTACGCCCTTGGTAAGTAAACCAATGTAACGCTGCTTTGGAGAAAGCAGGAACGACTTGCTTGCTATTTTCAAACGGCGAATGCGCTTCAATAAGTGGTGTGAAGTCCTTACTCAAAACCCAGTAGATATCTGCTCCTAAACGGCTCTGGTAGTTTGACATAGCGGAGCTTAATGAGCGTTGATCATTTTTAGCTGTTGCTATGAGTTGCTTCATGCTGAAATCTTTGGCGAGTGTGGCCATTCCGTTATCTAGCGCACTGGCTCGTCCCTCCACATTGTCCTGAACGACCGCAGCAGAAGTTTGAATATGATTCATTAGTTGAGCACTAGCGTGTTTGAACGTGGCTTGCTGAACGAAATAAATGGTTACCACGACGATAATACTGAGCAAGAGCAAAAATATGAAAGACATCCGCATTTGCAAAGATGGTTTAATCAATACGCTTTTGTTACTCATATTCACCGAATTCATCTGCCGCATCTTCAAAAGCATTTACATCAGGTAACAGAGCAGAAGGCACACTCATGCTCACGTGAGTATCACCTTGTATTGATAACATCATTTGAAATGACTCTGGGCTATCGCTAATACGTGGATGCCATGCTTTAAGAGTATATTCACCGTCAGGCACGCTGATTGTCACCTCGCCTGCGTAGTCCGATTTTTTAAAATACGGTGTATCCACTACATAGATGTAACCCAGCATCCAGTCATGCACGTTACACCCCATTTCCACCACTCCAAGGTTGTCGAACAATAACGGATCCGCCCGTAATCCCTTGTATAGCTCTAACTCAAACACCTTGGCGCTAGAGAACGAGTATACGTGATGCTGAATCGAGTCAGAATTAGGAAAACTCACTTGAGTGTTACGCTGAACAGCAAGAATATGCGGGTAAAACTGGGTGTCGACTTGATCCATGATCGCCATGTTTTCAACAGGCTCGAAAGATTCCGTTTTCGGTATAAGATAAACCACAGCATTCGCTAATGGGTTTTGCTGGTTATCCAAAAGGGAAACCGCAATGTTGCCAGCAAAACTGACTGAATTTGCCATGATTAGCAATAGAAAGAGAATGAACCTGGTCACAGCCGCCTCAATTTTTTGAATAATACTAACTTATTTTTTGTTGATGTATTATATAAAGACGCTTTTTTACGACATTTAATGGGGCAAAGACAACGAAATCACGTCGTCTTTGTCATAGTTTCTTACTTAGTCATTTTCGGATAGGCTAGCCAGCACACGCTTAGCTTCATCTGATTGCGGGGGGTGTCCGTTTTCGATGATTTCTTCAAGTAGCTCCGTAGCTGATTCTGTCTCACCTATTTCGATATAGGCATGCGCCAAATCAAGCTTAGCGCCAAAGCCGTCGTCACTGTCCACGTCAATATGATCAACGTCGCCTTGTGCCCCTGAAAACTCCCCCATCACAGACTCTAAATCTAGCGCTTTTTCCGGTGAGGGATCCGCCGTGATACTGTCATTAAGCAAGTCGTCAACGTCCAGAAAATCGCGCTCTTGTTCATGGGGATCGCTTTCTTCCAGTAAGGTTGCGATGTCCACCGCGTCGTCAATATCCTGTCCGGCTTGATTGGTATTGCTGGGTGACGGCGTGTTTTCGGTCGTTGCAGAAATGGCGTCGCCCAAATCTTCATCTAAACTTTGCAACATGTCATCGAATGAGCCGGATTCTAGGTTCTCGATGGCCCCTTTGTCGTCTTCATCTACTTCGTTTAACCAGTCCCCTAGTTCAGGGAATTCATCTAACTCTTCACTGTCTTTATCAAAGGACGGTGCTAATGATTCGTTATCAGATAACGCTGCGCTATTGCTAGAGTTATCGTCTAGAACAAAATTATCTAGCGCACGCTCTAACTCATCATCATCAAAATCACCTATGGCATCTATGTCGTCTAAATCCATTGCATCGGATGACAGCTCACTTTCCTCAGACTGAGATGGCTGTACACTGGTTTCAGGCCCATCGTCGTCAAAATCTGCAAGTGCTTTTTCTAATTCACCGTCATCAAAATCGCTCAAGCCATCTATATCATCCAAATCCATAGGATCAGACAAGGTGTCGCTTTCACCCGCTTGAGAGGGTTCGTCATTTGCCTCAGCTATCGATTCATCGAAATCAGCAAGTGCTTGCTCTAACGCATTATCTTCATCGAGAACATCTGATTCAGTATCTAATTCCAGCTCTTCATCTTCTGCCTCGTCGACTGATTCGTCAGCGGCTGTCGCCTTAGATGCGGTTTCCTCTGTTAACGGCTGTGACTCCTCTGTCACAAACTCGTCGGCCTGCTCAGCTATCGGCGTCGATGCTTCATCGCCTTTCCCTGGCTCTTCTTCTGCAGGTTCGTCTATTAATTCGTCAGCAATTGCTGCCTCAGGCAATGTGCCCTCTTCTAACAACTCTGATTTATCTGCTGCAAGCTCTTCAAGCGGCTCGTCTTCTGTCGCCGGCTTTTCATCTACTGAGTCATCTACTAACTGGTCAACATCTGCTGCTTCTGGGGTTAGACCTTCTTCTAAAGGCTGTGATCCCTCTGTTACAAACTCGTCGACCTCCTCAACCGTCTGCGTTGGTTCTTCATGGTCTGTCCCAGACTCGTCAAGCAGCTCGTCTTCTGTTGTCCGTTTTTCACCTATGGAGTCATCTACGGAGTCG encodes:
- a CDS encoding putative bifunctional diguanylate cyclase/phosphodiesterase, coding for MSNKSVLIKPSLQMRMSFIFLLLLSIIVVVTIYFVQQATFKHASAQLMNHIQTSAAVVQDNVEGRASALDNGMATLAKDFSMKQLIATAKNDQRSLSSAMSNYQSRLGADIYWVLSKDFTPLIEAHSPFENSKQVVPAFSKAALHWFTYQGRNYLMRSTPVRFVETSGHINAWVVMGIDAKKLFTPHLVDLTDMQISLFGGNASVLLGATPEAHFVAGQKQGEIAKTRGLHRLPLNSTSIIYSAFELGTWQGESAFIVLSMDEDDAFLSNESLIGQLIFILLAAAALGLLGATLLSREITKPLKQLIDAARRMRAGENVDSFPSANTREVETLSSAFSDMQLGIQDREAQIHQLAYFDELTHIPNRIQFSNHISDMIRQAPECELIVLMIDVDRFKEINDTLGHDLGDELLIAIAKRLHSHTQNKGFCARLGGDEYAWVGLQEANTRPQDVAQNLLSVFEQPFKIENLVLDVDCSMGIALYPQHASSLQGLMQCADIAMYSCKDQHNPFALYNDALNKHSVVRLSLMSQLKGALGEGQLELHYQPKLTIASDKIETLECLIRWFHPEHGFVPPDDFIPLAEQTGAIRHVTQWALRTACEQVKRWRDKNICFSVAVNISAIDLVDLSLPASIESLLNEFDLPPSALTMEVTESAVMGDPENALKALNLLRDMGVTLSIDDFGTGYSSMAQLKKMPVDELKIDKAFVLALATNQEDRVMVKTLVSLAQNLGLTTVAEGVEDLETLEFLREVGCTKAQGYYMTKALRADELISWYEMFTEQGLASCSQ
- a CDS encoding methylamine utilization protein — encoded protein: MANSVSFAGNIAVSLLDNQQNPLANAVVYLIPKTESFEPVENMAIMDQVDTQFYPHILAVQRNTQVSFPNSDSIQHHVYSFSSAKVFELELYKGLRADPLLFDNLGVVEMGCNVHDWMLGYIYVVDTPYFKKSDYAGEVTISVPDGEYTLKAWHPRISDSPESFQMMLSIQGDTHVSMSVPSALLPDVNAFEDAADEFGEYE
- a CDS encoding DUF481 domain-containing protein, translating into MKKTLIATGLLLAGNAFAQEEVKPFSMDGELGFIATSGNTETTSLNAKLSAHQELEQWSNDFLFEGLYKKDDVTLDDDTSESQTTAQKFFISGQGNYKLANPDHRLFAFGSYEDDRFSSFNYQSTVAAGWSQKLWDNETTKFEYSVGPGYSFAETSEGEDADSFIVRGALGFNWKISDTATFKQTMSTEVGEDNTKSKSISSISAKINSSLSMKLTLTFDHNSSVSEGIEKLDTQTAATIVYTFF